One genomic segment of Vibrio penaeicida includes these proteins:
- a CDS encoding GFA family protein, giving the protein MSPSTQCLCGKVSLTVTSPSPNFNVCHCHSCQTWNGGPSLMVPCGEEVDIIGSEYVKEYDSSEWAVRAFCLDCGTHLYSRFKQTNQFNVPAGLFSQWEALDMAMQYFIDIKPSYYCFSNNTPTMTESEVLNHFSSTPK; this is encoded by the coding sequence ATGTCACCCTCAACCCAATGCCTGTGCGGCAAAGTATCGCTCACCGTGACCTCCCCTAGCCCCAATTTTAATGTGTGCCATTGCCATTCTTGCCAAACATGGAATGGTGGACCTTCGCTAATGGTGCCATGTGGAGAAGAAGTGGATATTATTGGGAGTGAATACGTTAAAGAGTACGACTCTTCAGAGTGGGCAGTACGCGCATTTTGCTTAGATTGTGGTACGCATTTGTACAGTCGATTCAAACAAACGAATCAATTTAATGTTCCTGCTGGGCTATTTTCCCAATGGGAAGCGTTGGATATGGCAATGCAGTATTTCATCGACATTAAGCCAAGTTACTACTGTTTTTCAAACAACACGCCAACAATGACGGAATCAGAGGTTTTGAACCATTTTTCGTCAACACCCAAGTAA
- a CDS encoding TonB-dependent receptor domain-containing protein gives MKLLKLSCAVAAALSVAPAVAQDEVMVVTATTNQVSIEQAPASVSVITSEEISKIPATDITKALGKIAGLQLDSRGGDEPSIKIRGLDSDYTLILVNGRKVNSKDAIVRGAFDMSSIPMSAIDRVEVVRGPMSTLYGSEAIGGVVNIILKQPTDETFVAGSLAFSKPQKDGGELASYNLFASGSVIPDKLLFNTSIDVSDRKVWQASDERTATSAVQEGQERTSFDTTLTWLATEKDTVLFDLGYVKDDRVAPWPGAGTSYYESQRSDVGAGYERVSDWGVSNLNYYFEKAEIIEDNAHPALPDVMTGTQTNHNVDGKTVLALGSHTLTAGFDFSHTEITHTKFYTDSEKNHQAAVYLQDEFAINDDLTLTASGRYTKHNEFGSHFSPRAYLVYSATENLTIKGGYGEGFKAPAIWRSSDKFFMISCRGSCYLTGNPDLKPETSKSLELTAVYTQPTWFVQGTVYQTKLKDMIDRDLDSNKGTSPDGKKIIANINRNEVETKGFEIEGEIDLSDTVYLTTNATYTDSKDTRADEELPFTPKWAANAGLNWATSDELSLFTDVKYTGKQLNWSREDLAGFTTVDLGGRYQVSGNFAVKAGITNLTDYRFDEQDVDYGYVDTGRTFYAAVDFEF, from the coding sequence ATGAAACTGTTGAAGTTAAGCTGCGCGGTCGCGGCAGCGCTATCAGTTGCACCTGCCGTAGCTCAAGATGAGGTAATGGTCGTTACAGCAACGACAAATCAGGTATCCATAGAGCAAGCACCTGCGTCGGTCAGTGTAATTACTTCTGAGGAAATCAGTAAAATTCCTGCAACGGACATTACAAAAGCGTTGGGTAAAATCGCTGGTCTTCAGCTTGATTCTCGCGGAGGGGATGAGCCTTCTATTAAAATCCGTGGTTTAGATTCGGACTATACGCTGATCTTAGTAAACGGAAGAAAAGTGAACTCAAAAGACGCCATTGTTCGTGGTGCGTTCGACATGTCGAGTATTCCAATGAGCGCGATTGATCGTGTCGAAGTGGTTCGTGGTCCTATGTCTACGCTATACGGAAGTGAAGCCATTGGTGGGGTTGTAAACATTATTCTGAAACAGCCCACGGACGAGACGTTTGTTGCTGGTAGCTTGGCGTTTTCAAAACCTCAAAAAGATGGGGGTGAATTAGCGAGCTATAACTTGTTTGCTAGCGGTTCTGTGATTCCTGATAAGTTACTTTTCAATACGTCGATAGACGTGAGTGATCGTAAAGTATGGCAAGCCAGTGACGAACGCACTGCGACGTCAGCGGTTCAAGAAGGGCAAGAAAGAACAAGTTTTGATACCACGCTAACTTGGCTTGCGACTGAAAAAGATACTGTTTTGTTTGATCTCGGTTACGTGAAAGATGACCGCGTCGCCCCATGGCCAGGTGCAGGTACCAGTTACTACGAAAGTCAGCGTTCTGATGTGGGTGCAGGTTATGAGCGAGTATCGGATTGGGGTGTTTCCAACCTAAATTACTATTTCGAAAAAGCAGAAATCATTGAAGATAACGCTCACCCAGCGCTTCCAGACGTTATGACGGGCACGCAAACCAACCATAACGTAGATGGCAAAACAGTTTTAGCTTTGGGTAGCCACACGCTAACCGCTGGGTTTGATTTCAGCCACACAGAAATTACCCACACCAAGTTTTACACCGACAGCGAGAAAAACCATCAGGCGGCGGTATATTTGCAGGATGAATTTGCGATAAATGACGATCTGACGTTAACGGCGAGTGGTCGTTACACCAAGCATAACGAATTTGGTAGCCACTTTAGCCCACGAGCGTACCTTGTGTATTCAGCGACAGAAAATCTGACGATCAAAGGTGGATATGGAGAGGGCTTTAAAGCACCGGCTATTTGGCGTTCTTCAGATAAGTTCTTCATGATCAGCTGTCGTGGTAGTTGTTACCTAACAGGTAACCCAGATCTCAAACCAGAAACCTCTAAGTCTCTTGAATTAACGGCGGTATACACTCAGCCAACATGGTTTGTGCAAGGTACGGTGTATCAAACCAAGCTGAAGGACATGATTGATCGCGACTTGGATTCAAACAAAGGAACCTCGCCAGACGGTAAAAAGATCATTGCCAACATCAACCGTAATGAAGTGGAAACAAAAGGCTTTGAAATTGAAGGGGAGATCGATCTTTCCGATACGGTGTACCTAACAACCAACGCAACCTATACAGACAGTAAAGATACGAGAGCCGATGAAGAACTGCCCTTTACACCAAAATGGGCGGCGAATGCGGGTTTGAATTGGGCCACATCTGATGAGTTATCATTGTTTACCGACGTGAAATACACCGGAAAACAGCTTAACTGGAGCCGAGAAGATTTGGCAGGTTTTACTACCGTTGATTTGGGTGGTCGTTACCAAGTGAGTGGTAATTTTGCTGTTAAAGCCGGTATTACCAATCTAACGGATTACCGCTTCGACGAGCAAGATGTCGATTACGGCTACGTAGATACTGGACGTACTTTCTACGCTGCTGTCGATTTTGAGTTTTAA
- a CDS encoding alpha/beta hydrolase-fold protein: MFTTSASLISLGLMSTGNLLAEEKTKDLTLNLGTTEHIELNVEARETTRISVTSNRSQYIRGTFSYDGDLASIKVYRSDQSLSKSLFNRAQARELHTIDAHTSEPQVGDSQDLTTYSSQKRIEEEIYLYLQHADTYSIEVKAGNKASNVHFSLWDVPLKEDRVVNPSEPILSPRLKRLQNAIDDNETSAEERFWTEIEAHGTPLIEPQSGDEVLLTFLWKGDVNNVRLLGAPYDGHAHLSRMENSKTWYKSYRVPKDFRLSYQVAPNMPRLESPQGWEQRRAILATLQADPNNLNPWPVPEEGRVYSTIESGNPPSAHWLDGAVSQQGKLTHHTFSSELLDNSRKLSIYRPFNDQKLNADTPLLILFDGDAFLDKGLTPFVLDALIEAGELAPMRAVFVNNPSRKLRGTELPPNPEFAKMMATELIPWLAKHHEISPNSEQVVLSGASYGGLASLYIAHQYPDVFGKVLSQSGSFWWSHEDSEWLTKKISQSPHKPIQVYLNAGLFEVKPDFANILGTNRNMHQVLKDKGYQVMLKEFASGHDYFSWRITLVDGLKRLFPMPVK; this comes from the coding sequence ATGTTTACCACTTCAGCGTCTTTAATCTCGCTAGGGCTGATGAGTACGGGAAACCTGCTCGCGGAAGAAAAAACAAAAGATTTAACCCTTAATCTTGGTACGACTGAGCACATTGAATTAAATGTTGAAGCTCGTGAGACGACTCGTATTTCGGTCACTTCAAACCGTTCTCAGTACATACGAGGTACATTTTCCTACGATGGTGATCTCGCCAGTATCAAAGTTTATCGCAGTGACCAGTCATTATCTAAATCGTTGTTTAATCGTGCGCAAGCTAGAGAGCTACATACAATAGATGCACATACAAGTGAGCCACAAGTAGGAGATTCACAAGATTTAACGACCTATTCCTCTCAAAAGAGAATCGAAGAAGAAATCTATCTTTACCTTCAACACGCCGATACGTATTCGATTGAGGTTAAGGCAGGGAATAAGGCATCCAATGTTCATTTTTCGCTTTGGGATGTCCCACTAAAAGAAGATAGAGTCGTCAACCCATCAGAACCCATCCTGAGTCCAAGGCTGAAAAGGTTGCAAAACGCAATTGATGACAATGAAACCTCGGCAGAAGAGAGATTCTGGACAGAGATAGAAGCGCATGGCACACCACTCATAGAACCCCAATCCGGTGATGAAGTTCTTCTTACTTTTCTATGGAAAGGTGACGTAAACAACGTCCGCTTATTGGGTGCGCCGTACGATGGGCACGCGCATTTGTCACGTATGGAAAACAGCAAGACTTGGTATAAATCATACCGAGTGCCTAAAGATTTTCGATTGTCTTATCAAGTTGCGCCAAACATGCCTCGGTTAGAGAGCCCGCAAGGGTGGGAGCAACGTAGGGCAATCTTGGCAACTCTACAAGCTGACCCAAACAATCTTAACCCTTGGCCAGTTCCCGAAGAGGGGCGAGTTTACTCTACAATTGAAAGTGGAAATCCACCGAGTGCCCATTGGCTAGACGGTGCCGTATCCCAACAAGGCAAATTGACTCATCATACCTTTTCTAGCGAGCTGTTAGATAACTCTAGAAAGTTATCTATTTACCGTCCTTTTAACGATCAAAAATTGAATGCGGATACGCCACTGCTGATCCTTTTCGATGGTGACGCCTTTTTAGATAAAGGACTGACCCCATTCGTATTAGACGCCCTGATAGAAGCGGGTGAACTTGCTCCAATGAGAGCCGTGTTTGTTAACAACCCTTCACGAAAGCTTCGAGGAACCGAGTTGCCACCCAATCCGGAGTTTGCAAAAATGATGGCAACTGAGCTTATTCCTTGGTTGGCGAAACATCACGAAATATCGCCAAACTCTGAACAGGTCGTCCTTTCTGGCGCGAGTTATGGCGGGTTAGCATCGCTTTATATAGCGCACCAGTATCCGGATGTTTTCGGCAAGGTGTTGAGCCAATCGGGATCGTTCTGGTGGTCTCATGAAGACTCTGAATGGCTAACAAAGAAAATCTCACAAAGCCCCCACAAACCTATTCAAGTTTATCTGAATGCTGGTCTCTTCGAAGTCAAACCAGACTTCGCCAATATTTTGGGGACCAATCGAAACATGCATCAAGTGCTTAAAGATAAAGGCTATCAGGTGATGCTCAAAGAATTTGCCAGCGGACACGATTATTTCAGTTGGCGTATTACGTTGGTCGATGGGCTTAAACGCTTGTTTCCAATGCCAGTAAAGTAG
- a CDS encoding NADP-dependent oxidoreductase yields the protein MTLNKEILLTARPDGNPIGPHMFEVIESETPALSEGQFLIKQTHMSMDPAMIGWMMPDEESYIPPVALNTRMRSSGFGEVVASENSEFAAGDKVMGMMGWTEYAITNGQGINKVSNDIDAETALSVFALPGLTATQGLLNIGKPKSGETIVVTGAAGSVGSIVGQLAKAEGLRVIGVVGSDEKADWIVNELGFDGAINYKKDDLKSQLESLTPDGVDLFFENTGGPIQHHIFDRMNAHGRIVVCGMIADYTASEPSAGPNWIPLIKKRITVQGFAMPDHLHQVPQLLEKLTPYVMNGQIQYRTHVLNGLESAMSAMNLFFTGENKGKLLIEL from the coding sequence ATGACGCTAAATAAAGAAATTTTGCTTACCGCACGTCCAGACGGCAACCCTATTGGGCCTCACATGTTTGAGGTTATTGAGAGTGAAACTCCAGCACTTTCCGAAGGACAGTTCCTTATTAAACAAACTCATATGTCGATGGATCCTGCCATGATAGGTTGGATGATGCCCGATGAGGAAAGCTACATTCCACCTGTAGCATTGAACACTCGTATGCGCTCTAGCGGTTTTGGCGAAGTCGTAGCGTCTGAAAACTCAGAGTTTGCCGCGGGCGACAAAGTGATGGGAATGATGGGCTGGACTGAATACGCAATAACCAATGGTCAGGGTATCAACAAGGTGTCGAATGACATCGATGCAGAAACGGCACTTTCCGTTTTCGCCTTACCAGGTTTAACTGCCACTCAAGGGCTACTTAATATAGGTAAACCCAAGTCGGGTGAAACAATAGTAGTAACCGGTGCTGCAGGTTCGGTAGGCTCCATCGTTGGCCAGCTTGCAAAAGCAGAGGGCTTACGTGTAATTGGTGTGGTTGGAAGTGACGAAAAAGCAGATTGGATAGTCAATGAACTAGGCTTTGATGGGGCAATCAATTACAAGAAAGATGACTTGAAATCTCAACTCGAATCATTGACGCCAGATGGTGTGGACCTGTTTTTTGAAAATACAGGTGGTCCTATTCAGCACCATATATTTGACCGAATGAATGCTCACGGAAGAATTGTTGTGTGCGGTATGATCGCTGACTATACAGCTTCAGAACCTTCAGCAGGGCCCAACTGGATTCCGTTAATCAAAAAACGAATCACGGTACAAGGTTTTGCCATGCCGGATCACCTTCATCAGGTTCCTCAGTTGCTAGAAAAGCTAACACCGTATGTCATGAATGGACAGATTCAGTACAGAACACATGTATTGAATGGACTTGAAAGCGCAATGTCTGCAATGAATCTTTTCTTTACTGGCGAGAACAAAGGCAAGCTTTTGATAGAGCTTTAA
- a CDS encoding LysR family transcriptional regulator produces the protein MDKLKALSYFVETVEKGSFSAAANHYHVPASSISRRIADLEAELGAQLLVRSTRSISLTEVGKQYYQQAQHILEQVHFSDQLVKHYQSEPTGVLKISAMVGFGESILLPILDDFSKHYPEIILDVVLSDEISKLEKDDVDIAIRGGYAPDERVVAKKLMNNDFVAAASPAYIQQNGKPTCTSDLVHHQGLFFKTPAGPTPWLSEIDGQWQDVSGKVKLVSNNGHWLLNKAIQDEGILMLPKWVLQPSFESGVLQELTFDQPLQISHGRDFAIFLLYQKLEYSIPKIKAAVDFICEQVKLQYPN, from the coding sequence ATGGACAAACTAAAAGCACTATCCTACTTCGTAGAAACGGTAGAAAAAGGGAGTTTCTCAGCAGCAGCAAACCACTACCATGTTCCTGCTTCTTCCATTTCACGACGAATTGCCGATCTCGAAGCCGAGCTAGGCGCACAGTTACTTGTCCGAAGCACGCGATCTATCTCGCTGACAGAAGTAGGCAAGCAATACTACCAGCAAGCCCAGCATATACTTGAACAAGTGCACTTTTCCGATCAACTGGTTAAGCATTATCAAAGTGAACCGACAGGTGTATTGAAAATCAGTGCTATGGTGGGGTTTGGTGAAAGCATTCTTCTTCCTATTCTCGACGACTTTTCTAAGCACTACCCCGAAATTATTCTTGATGTTGTGTTAAGTGATGAAATTTCAAAACTGGAAAAGGATGACGTGGATATCGCCATAAGAGGTGGCTACGCACCAGACGAACGCGTCGTCGCTAAAAAGTTAATGAATAACGATTTCGTTGCTGCCGCTTCTCCAGCCTATATCCAGCAAAATGGTAAGCCTACTTGCACGTCCGATCTCGTTCATCACCAAGGTTTATTTTTTAAAACGCCAGCCGGTCCAACACCTTGGTTAAGTGAAATTGACGGGCAATGGCAAGACGTATCTGGAAAGGTGAAACTGGTAAGTAATAATGGACACTGGTTACTAAACAAAGCCATACAAGATGAAGGTATATTGATGCTGCCTAAATGGGTACTTCAGCCCAGTTTTGAATCCGGCGTATTACAAGAGTTAACCTTCGATCAACCCTTGCAAATAAGCCACGGTAGAGATTTTGCCATATTCCTACTTTATCAAAAACTCGAATACTCAATTCCTAAAATCAAAGCCGCTGTCGATTTCATTTGTGAGCAAGTTAAGCTTCAGTACCCAAATTAG
- a CDS encoding S66 family peptidase — MKYPAPLIAGSTIGVTAFSSGISEAHESRYQFVLEYFNSLQFRVIEGNCLRGQSKHVSACAEERASELMQFLMDDEIDAIAPPWGGELAMELLPYLDFEKLANAKPKWILGFSDISTITSVVTSRLGWATVHCSNLMDLTQNATDPLVSTTLTHLSQNEGESFTQFASEKHTKTWPPITENPQAILECNINTKWKWLVKPESGYCLEGRLLGGCWDTLHHLFNTEYLDLNAFAKKAPKGILLYLENAEMPPVELARAILNMKFRHVFSSVNGILIGRNCAKDASNQNELSYLEVLERHLGNLGIPVIYDMDIGHVPPNLTLINGAVAKVTLDERGAGAIDQTLI; from the coding sequence ATGAAATACCCAGCCCCTTTAATCGCCGGAAGCACGATTGGTGTAACGGCATTTTCTTCTGGAATTAGCGAAGCGCATGAATCGCGGTATCAATTTGTTCTCGAATATTTCAACTCGTTGCAGTTTAGAGTGATAGAAGGGAATTGCTTAAGAGGGCAGAGTAAACACGTCAGTGCTTGTGCCGAAGAAAGAGCTTCTGAACTGATGCAGTTTTTAATGGATGATGAGATAGATGCTATTGCGCCACCTTGGGGTGGAGAATTGGCGATGGAGCTGCTTCCATATCTTGATTTCGAAAAACTCGCTAACGCGAAACCTAAATGGATACTGGGCTTTTCCGATATTAGTACAATCACATCGGTGGTTACTTCTAGGTTGGGCTGGGCTACTGTGCACTGCTCAAACTTGATGGATCTCACTCAAAATGCGACAGATCCTTTGGTTTCAACTACTTTAACGCACCTTTCACAAAATGAAGGGGAGAGCTTTACCCAGTTCGCTTCCGAAAAGCATACAAAGACATGGCCACCAATTACTGAGAACCCACAAGCTATATTGGAATGTAACATCAATACCAAATGGAAATGGCTCGTAAAGCCCGAATCAGGATACTGTTTAGAAGGTCGATTGCTTGGTGGGTGCTGGGATACTCTGCATCATTTGTTTAATACTGAATATCTCGATCTCAATGCTTTTGCAAAGAAAGCGCCAAAGGGTATTTTGTTGTATCTAGAAAATGCTGAAATGCCGCCAGTTGAACTTGCTCGTGCAATTTTAAACATGAAGTTTAGGCACGTATTTAGTTCCGTTAACGGGATCTTAATTGGGCGAAATTGTGCCAAAGATGCCAGTAATCAGAATGAACTCAGTTACCTAGAAGTACTAGAAAGGCATTTGGGTAACCTTGGCATTCCAGTGATCTACGACATGGATATTGGGCATGTTCCTCCTAACTTAACCTTAATCAATGGTGCGGTGGCCAAGGTGACTTTGGATGAGCGTGGGGCTGGCGCTATCGACCAGACGTTAATCTAG
- a CDS encoding AAA family ATPase, whose product MKGMLDRKVERGHIHSFLNSSPSNSQLFWINGPIGSGKTTLLRYIAERYANNVLCLNGENRLLRCNQNEQNKEFHTLSTLVTHISLSHPMKFHKALSISNDIPALPPLWKIVFKVTSLIPEMQQVNGLFDGVTRQGEELETKLRNIVTPNLVKEAVYDLILDFFTEKIKQSSFTVIIIDDIQWIDQRSLEILLPIINELFNKNYGIYVFCLVMINALLL is encoded by the coding sequence ATGAAAGGAATGTTAGATAGAAAAGTCGAGCGCGGTCATATTCATTCTTTTCTTAATAGTTCTCCCTCAAATAGCCAGCTATTTTGGATTAATGGTCCTATAGGTTCAGGAAAAACGACTCTACTGAGGTACATTGCAGAGCGTTACGCTAATAATGTTCTATGCCTTAATGGAGAAAACAGGTTATTAAGATGCAATCAAAATGAACAAAATAAAGAATTTCATACCTTATCAACTTTGGTGACCCATATTTCACTAAGTCATCCAATGAAGTTCCACAAGGCATTATCTATTTCAAATGATATACCTGCTCTACCGCCGCTATGGAAAATAGTTTTCAAAGTAACTAGCCTGATACCAGAGATGCAACAAGTTAATGGGCTATTTGATGGCGTAACACGGCAAGGCGAAGAGCTAGAAACTAAACTTAGAAATATTGTGACTCCAAACCTTGTGAAGGAAGCAGTTTATGACCTTATCTTGGATTTCTTTACCGAAAAAATAAAGCAGTCTAGCTTTACTGTTATTATCATTGACGACATTCAATGGATAGACCAAAGATCATTAGAAATACTACTTCCAATTATTAACGAATTATTTAACAAAAATTATGGTATTTATGTTTTTTGTCTAGTCATGATCAATGCCCTTCTATTATAA
- a CDS encoding tyrosine-type recombinase/integrase, whose protein sequence is MYTLIEATERYLSHCKDIRGLSSYTIKAYRIDLRQLMECLGINVLLKDIDKHSISKFLDYLTQNQLKPTSIKRKLACAKAMFSWLEIEEHIDASPFHKFVLNLKLPKHLPRNIAKSDLKSILNQARSSTNTGEDRKQPFIDKHIQNGKGLNHFTALVVVELLVTTGVRVGELAGIKLDDVSLPEKKIKIMGKGSRERFVYILDNELCTLIRRYIELRHVVEPQHDNFLVNSRGKPASTQFTRKLVRNISNQTNSNLKATPHMFRHSAACEFLAAGVDMRYVQKLLGHSSISTTEIYTHVSDTLLQQKLQKSNLRSAIMKK, encoded by the coding sequence ATGTACACTTTGATTGAAGCAACCGAAAGATATTTATCACACTGCAAGGATATCAGAGGGTTATCGTCGTATACGATTAAAGCGTATCGCATCGACTTACGTCAATTGATGGAATGCCTTGGCATAAATGTTTTGCTGAAGGATATCGATAAGCATTCCATTTCAAAGTTTCTTGATTATCTTACCCAAAATCAACTTAAACCAACTTCGATAAAGAGGAAGTTAGCATGCGCTAAGGCGATGTTTTCTTGGCTAGAAATTGAAGAACACATTGATGCAAGCCCTTTCCACAAGTTTGTACTCAATTTAAAGCTACCAAAGCATCTCCCCAGAAACATTGCAAAGTCCGATTTGAAATCTATTCTAAACCAAGCAAGATCTTCGACAAATACAGGTGAAGATAGAAAACAGCCATTTATAGATAAACATATTCAAAATGGGAAAGGTTTAAATCACTTCACCGCGCTTGTTGTAGTCGAGCTACTTGTTACGACAGGGGTCAGAGTAGGAGAGCTAGCGGGAATAAAACTAGACGATGTCAGCTTGCCTGAGAAGAAGATTAAGATTATGGGTAAGGGCTCTAGAGAACGCTTTGTTTATATTTTAGATAACGAGTTGTGCACCTTAATTAGGCGTTACATTGAATTAAGACACGTAGTTGAACCTCAGCACGACAACTTCTTGGTTAATAGCCGTGGAAAACCAGCTTCAACACAATTTACAAGAAAGTTAGTTCGAAATATTTCAAACCAAACCAATTCCAATCTTAAAGCCACTCCTCATATGTTTCGCCATAGTGCTGCGTGTGAGTTTCTAGCGGCCGGTGTAGACATGAGATACGTACAAAAACTGTTGGGGCACAGCAGTATTTCAACAACCGAAATCTATACTCACGTATCCGACACTTTACTCCAACAGAAACTACAAAAATCAAACCTCAGGAGTGCCATAATGAAAAAGTAA
- a CDS encoding L-lactate permease: MSETLLALIAFSPIVVAAILLVGLNWPAKKAMPVAFGLTVVIALLFWDMSTNRVLASIFQGLGITVSVLWIVFGAIFLLNTLKHTGAISVIRNGFTNISPDRRVQAIIIAWCFGSFIEGASGFGTPAAIAAPLMVAIGFPALAAVLMGMMIQSTPVSFGAVGTPIIVGVNKGLDTHNISEALAANGSTWDAYLQQITSSVSLIHAVVGTLMPVLMAMMLTRFFGKNRSWTEGLDILPFAVFAGLSFTVPYALTGVFLGAEFPSLIGGLVGLSIVVLAAKNGFLIPKSKWDFEKEDKWQAEWLGTLKIDLEDSKSKPMSLAIAWLPYVLLAVILVASRVSVDLKDMLKSVSLSFGNILGETGISAAIQPLYLPGGILVFVALLATLIQARNATPLVKAFGESSKTLIGAGFVLVFTIPMVRIFINSGINGADLASMPVTTANFAAGLVGDAFPALSATVGALGAFIAGSNTVSNMMFSQFQYEVAQTLSISSAVVVALQAVGAAAGNMIAIHNVVAASATVGLLGREGATLRKTVIPTFYYLVVTGVIGMVVIYGLRVTDALMK, from the coding sequence ATGAGTGAAACACTATTAGCCTTAATCGCATTCTCGCCCATTGTGGTGGCTGCGATTTTGCTGGTTGGTCTAAATTGGCCAGCAAAGAAAGCCATGCCCGTAGCCTTTGGGTTAACTGTCGTTATTGCCCTTTTGTTCTGGGACATGTCTACCAACCGAGTTCTTGCTTCGATATTCCAAGGGTTAGGGATTACCGTTTCTGTATTGTGGATAGTGTTTGGTGCCATCTTTTTGCTTAACACCTTAAAACATACCGGCGCTATTTCCGTTATCCGAAATGGGTTTACCAACATCTCCCCCGACAGACGAGTACAAGCGATCATCATTGCTTGGTGTTTTGGATCGTTTATTGAGGGCGCATCTGGGTTTGGGACACCTGCTGCCATTGCCGCCCCCCTTATGGTTGCCATTGGCTTTCCAGCGCTAGCCGCTGTCTTGATGGGGATGATGATTCAATCAACTCCGGTTTCATTCGGCGCTGTCGGCACGCCTATTATCGTTGGCGTAAACAAAGGGTTGGATACACACAATATCAGCGAAGCGTTGGCTGCGAATGGTTCGACGTGGGATGCGTACTTACAACAAATTACCTCCAGTGTTTCCCTAATTCATGCGGTTGTCGGCACATTAATGCCTGTATTAATGGCAATGATGTTAACTCGATTCTTCGGAAAAAATCGTAGCTGGACTGAAGGGTTGGATATTCTTCCATTTGCGGTATTTGCTGGTCTCTCTTTTACCGTCCCTTACGCATTAACCGGTGTGTTCCTAGGCGCTGAATTCCCGTCACTGATCGGTGGCTTGGTCGGCTTGTCTATCGTTGTACTCGCAGCAAAAAATGGCTTCCTCATTCCAAAGTCCAAGTGGGATTTTGAAAAAGAAGATAAATGGCAAGCTGAATGGCTTGGTACGCTAAAAATTGATCTAGAAGATAGCAAGAGTAAGCCAATGAGCCTTGCGATTGCGTGGCTTCCGTATGTGTTGCTTGCCGTTATTCTCGTTGCAAGCCGCGTAAGTGTTGATTTGAAAGATATGCTCAAGAGCGTCAGCCTATCATTCGGCAATATTCTTGGCGAAACAGGCATAAGCGCTGCTATTCAGCCTCTTTACCTGCCTGGTGGGATCTTGGTGTTTGTCGCATTACTTGCCACGCTCATTCAGGCTCGCAACGCAACGCCTCTTGTAAAAGCGTTTGGCGAATCAAGTAAAACGTTGATTGGCGCGGGTTTCGTTTTGGTGTTTACCATCCCAATGGTACGGATCTTTATCAACTCAGGTATTAATGGTGCCGACCTTGCGAGTATGCCAGTTACCACCGCAAACTTTGCTGCTGGGCTGGTTGGTGATGCTTTCCCAGCGTTAAGCGCTACAGTTGGTGCTTTAGGTGCGTTCATTGCAGGATCCAACACAGTTTCGAACATGATGTTCAGCCAATTCCAATATGAAGTGGCACAGACGCTTTCTATCTCTAGTGCGGTTGTAGTCGCGCTTCAAGCTGTTGGTGCCGCTGCCGGTAATATGATTGCCATCCACAACGTGGTCGCTGCTTCCGCTACGGTTGGATTGCTCGGTCGTGAAGGTGCGACACTTCGCAAAACAGTTATCCCAACTTTCTACTACCTTGTTGTTACCGGAGTGATTGGCATGGTGGTGATTTACGGTCTCCGAGTTACGGATGCCTTAATGAAATAA